The sequence ATGTGGATTAGTTTGTTTGACACCAAATCAAcattaattgaaaaattaaaagtaaataacatttaGTTTGGGGAATCTAACATGTTGCTAGGTATTATGATTCTTAGAAATTGGAAATTTGAATGTTCAAATGTATTTTGTCCATGCTTATTTTTATCgtgaatctaattaaatttatgaaaatattagaTCTTTATACAgtatttctttttatacttaACGATCCTAtatcttttcttataaaatctTTACAATACATAATTAGTAATATGAAGAAATAATTAGCTAAAGAAAAGGAATGTGAAGTGATAGTAGGAATTTTACatgcaataattttattttattttgttatgttgaATGGGTATTAATTAGGATATTATTGcgatcttatataaaaaataaaacattctCTAATCATGAAATTTTGATGTTCAGCTATAAAACTCTTAGTCACATGTAGACATTTTAGATTACTTTGCATTATTTATAATCACACAAGATATGTTTGAGAATTCTTGTAAAATTACTAGAACCTTGAAAAATActccaaatcaaaattcatctgtaaagaaaattaaattttttttttttacaattttaaattaataccGACAAATATAGATGCTTtagagaaaattaattaattaatttttacaatttacGTAACTACCAATTCATACAACAATTTTTAAAGGGTAAACTATTATCATAgaactttattttttcttatatattccAATTCTCTTGTTATTggtaactattaaaaaaaaaacccaccaacatattttattctaaaaatgctgtttggatttgtagttttccatcacccataactTTGTTTTCATCATTCATAACTCAAAACTGGCGGATCCTATGGCTGAGTAGTTTGTTTggatgtgttttcagtttttgttttcatttctcaattctctgatttttgagtgatgagttatagaaactgaaaacacattttaggtgttttcaagTTATCAAAACTAAGTTTCcatggcattttggtaattaaacacacatacatgGGACCCACGGTTAGAGCAACATCACACTAGGCGTTGCTATTGAGCTGAGTAGTTTGTTTggatgtgttttcagtttttgtttccattactcaattctttaatttttgagtgatgagttatagaaactgaaaacacattttaggtgttttcaagTTATCAAAACTAAGTTTCcatggcattttggtaattaaacacacatacatgAAACCCACAGTTAGAGCAACATCACACCAGGCGTTGCTATTGATCGCTCTCTTCAACGGCTCTCTTCGCTTTGGTAAAGCAGATCATTCTCCATCTTCATACCAGTACCACCACAAGTCCTTAGATGCTCTGCCATGCCCTCACCTCTTCATGCACTATTTCACCGATCAGAGCTCAGCTAACCTCCACCGCTGGGTCACAATCACGTAGTTAGGGACGCATCGCTGCACCGATCTTCCTTTGACCTCTTTCTCAGTTTGAGTAACCAATATGAAAGGTATTTTGTACATTTGAAGGAAGTTCAGCCCAGCCATGTCTAATGAGCCATCTAACCTGATACAACCCATGGCAGCCATAGCTCAGATCGGCAAAGGACGACAGCGAGATAACTCAGAAACCCAAGAGCATTTCTTCAAAGTTTTAGAAACCCCAAGCTAGATCCACCACTCTCTCTTCCTTGAACAAACATGAATGGGTGTTGGGTTTActtgtttagattttatttatatttttcttttagttgtCCTGCTTTTGTATTTAGAACACCGTGgtgttgtgtgttgtgtgttaggtgtgtccttttttttttttttttttttccttgtttgggatttttgaaacTTCGGTGGGAGGGTTTGGAAAATTTATCACAAAATCAACACAACTTTCTTTCATGGATGGGTTTACATGGTAGCAGAGGAAggaaaggaaggaagaaaataatagcataaaatccaaaaatttaaagaatagaGATTTTGGgggaaagagaaaaagcatAGGGTGAGTAGAATGATtctatattttacatttttatggGTTTAGGTTTGTGTTTTGGGAGAGTAACAGGGCTGAAGGGGTGAAGGGGAAATGAGAAGTGAAGAAAATGGTGGGAAATAAGGGTGAGGCAGGTAGGCTAACAGAAGTCTCTGACCAAGTGCACAggtatgggtcccacaaaaagtacaaatatttgagtgatgagaaTTTGAAAACAGTGTGCCAAACATGCAGGGTTTAGgaaattggggtattttaagtgataagtgatgagtgatgagtgatgagtgacaaaaattaagttaggagtgatgagtaatgatttttttaaaaccaaacagcccctaaaaGTTTTCTCTTTCTATCTTCTTATtgatatcatttaaaatttttgaattctttaaggaacattatttaatacattgtctttctctttcaacaaaaaatgataCATtctcctaataaaaaaaaaaaaaaatgatacattCTCAAAATAAGgtaacatttttaatataatagaGAATAGTTAAAAggtaagtaaaaaatataaataaataatgtcctaaaaattaaaatataatggACAACTAACAAAAAGTTGTGAATGGAATAAGTTAGAAGAAATTTTTGctccataacattttttttttgttccattACGGGGGTGCAAGATGAAAGAGTTGCTACCCTTTCAGAATAGGAAATAAATGACTAACAATATAGATTGAGGATAtttctaatataaaaaatttcattattgaATCTGAAGTATCTTCGGATGTATTCCAGAATTTTCAACgttaaaatgaaataatatcacggctttcttatatataaaaaattacaatattgaGCTATGTGATCAAATAATTGAATAGTTTAATTAATTAGTGTATTTTATGAATTCTTTAATTTGATTCTATTTCAGTTTATAATTTAGATACCATGATAATATCTACATTTCACTGATGTTTTGAAGACAAATAGatttataaaatctaataaaaattcaaataaattataattcaatTCCCCTGCGAGAACCAAACGAAGTCCAGACTCAATTCCCACGCCAAATTTAGCTGCAAATGGAACTACTTCACATTTGGTGATGTTGAAACTTGCACATGAATAATGCATATGCTTCTGTGAAGTTAATCTTTGTGGCCAACAAAATTTACGAAAACGTCAAATTGAATTCAAAGTTGAATCAGGGTTTATGGAATATTATATCATTGGGCCAATAACAAAAAGATAGCAAAATCTTGGCATCTTATCTCTGTTATGATATCTTATAACAGGTTACAGGGTGTGAGAAACTTACTCCTAAATATATACCAGGACAAGCAGCAGGCTGTTCCATATCATTGTTATGATATCTTATTTAAATCCTCTAGATTTTTTAAAGTACTCTACTAAATAGATTTATTTCAATCTTAaccattctttaatgatttaatggttTAGATTTTGCTATGTCAACATTTCACTAAtaataatcttaattgttttatttgcaacattattttattattttaagagtattatTAGTGGAATGCTGACATAACAGAATCTAGATctttaaatcataaaagaatgaTTAGGATTTAAATAAATCTATTAGTAGAGTATTCTAAGAAATCTAGAAGATCTGATAAGATATCATAATAGTGATATGGAACAGCCCGCTTGTCATGGCATATATTTAGGAGTAAGTTTCTCGCACTTGTAAACTGTTATAAGATATCATGACAGAAATAAGATGCCAAGATTTTGCTATCTTTTTGTTATTGGCCCAATGATATAATATACCGTAAACTTTGATTCAACTATGAATTCAATTTGACGTTTTCGTAAATTTTGTTGGCCACAAAGATTAACTTCACAGAAGCATATGCATTATTCATGTGCAAGTTTCAACGTCACCAAATGTGAAGTAGTTCCATTTGCAGCTAAATTAGGCATGGGAATTGAGTCTGGACTTCGTTTGGTTCTCGCAGGGGAattgaattataatttatttaattgaatttttattagattttataaatCTATTTGTCTTCAAAACATCAGTGAAATGTAGATATTATCATGGTATCTAAATTATAAACTGAAATAGAATCAAATTAAAGAATTCATAAAATACACTAATTAATTAAACTCTTCAATTATTTGATCACATAGCtcaatattgtaattttttatatataagaaaaccATGATATTATTTCATTTCAACGTTGAAAATTCTGGAATACATCCGAAGATACTTCAGattcaataatttaattttttatattagaaaTATCCTCAATCTATATTGTTAGTCATTTATTTCATTGAGGATATTCAAAAGAatatttgcttttatttatttattgaaaaggTAGAAAAACATTTACAtcatgataaattgataatcTTTTCATATCTCCAAAGTTCAAGTTCACATCTCCCTTCTGCAATCTGCAGCATTCACACAAGATAAACTCATAATAAAAGTACAAGTTCACATCCTTCACCTCTTCACACAATCACACATGTCCCTCAAACAAAAACTATTCTCACCAAACTCATAATTCCCACAACAATACCAACAAATCcacccctcaatccaaacgcacCAGCTGTCGGTGGCTGAGACAATGGTGCTGGACTTGGGGCAGGATTCTTTGGTGGAGGAGCCGGTTGTGCTTGACTTGGTGCAGGACCCTTTTGTGACGAAGACAATGGTGCTAGACTTGCTGCATGACCTGGTGGCGGAGGAGGCTTAGGATGCTTGTGCAACACAACCACAGTCAGCTTCTGGCCTTTCTCACAGCTCACCACAGCGTTACTTATGAAATAGAATGGTCCTGACCTGTCCAACTCTACTTTGGTGTTGACATCCGTATGTTCTTTGATTGGATTTGATACGTAGCATTTATCGTAGTCATCCTTTGTCACTTCAAGTACTGAGTCAATCAAGGGGTCGGATTCAGCAAAGACTGAGattcaagaaaatgaagaaattgtGGTTATACGCGCGATTGAGAAAAAAGTGGAACATCAAAATAAACCTTACGGATTATATAAAAGAGCAATATGCATTAAAATGAGACCCCaatctttttaaaagaaaataataattttctacaCAAGCATGCATCATGCACGAACTGGGTTTTCAATTTCTCGTCAAATGGGGTTCATTTGTTAAGCAAATACGTGAATAAATCCAGTttgtaaatataaattataaccCTAACAAAGAGGATTAAGAAAATCAGAATCGAATCCATATTCCCATTATTATAActatcaaaatttataaaataaaaaaagccctAACAGTCTAATCAAGCAACACCATTTCTCttctgaaaaaaaaacaatttcaaaaaaattatcccaaaaaaaagtttaacaGTAATATTTCTAAATACAGTTTTAATCCTAAATTaatcttattttcaaaaaattgaaaagtaagTTGTACCAAACATCAGACTAATCTCAACaaatgagagtgagagagagagagagagtacaaaGAATATCGCCAACTTCAAATCGCTCTTTCTGAGCCCAGCCATTAAGAGAGTCTGAAGAAGTTGGAAAACTCCATGAATTTTCATGGCCTCCAACCACAAACTCTCTAGCTTCAGAGAAGGTAAACAACACAATCAAGAGGGTGATCAGAACT is a genomic window of Quercus lobata isolate SW786 chromosome 2, ValleyOak3.0 Primary Assembly, whole genome shotgun sequence containing:
- the LOC115957686 gene encoding early nodulin-like protein 1; the encoded protein is MASLKIVTPVLITLLIVLFTFSEAREFVVGGHENSWSFPTSSDSLNGWAQKERFEVGDILFFAESDPLIDSVLEVTKDDYDKCYVSNPIKEHTDVNTKVELDRSGPFYFISNAVVSCEKGQKLTVVVLHKHPKPPPPPGHAASLAPLSSSQKGPAPSQAQPAPPPKNPAPSPAPLSQPPTAGAFGLRGGFVGIVVGIMSLVRIVFV